A window of Dictyoglomus sp. genomic DNA:
AATTGCTCTGGAAGATATCCTTCTAAAATTTTTAACTCCCTTTCTTCCTTCTCTGCAAGATCAAATCTTTCTCCCTTTTTATAAAGTTCAATAGCTTCCTTTCTCTTTTTTATCTCCTTATTTATTACATCTATCACATCTTCATCGGTCATTTCTTTCCCCTTTTCTCTTAGATCAATTTCTCTATATTTTATAGCGGAACGAAGAAAACTTAATACTTCTACTCTAAAGGAATCTTTA
This region includes:
- a CDS encoding GatB/YqeY domain-containing protein — encoded protein: MLYEKITKDYLNAVKNKDSFRVEVLSFLRSAIKYREIDLREKGKEMTDEDVIDVINKEIKKRKEAIELYKKGERFDLAEKEERELKILEGYLPEQLSDEDLEDILKRIIEEVEAKDIKDLGKVMKLAMSELKGKAEGERIKKIVEELLKSK